Genomic window (Desmospora profundinema):
CCAGCCGCGTCAACGGGGGGCATCCCATGATTGTGGTGGAGGACGGGGATTATCGGAACAACGGGGAGCTCTTGTTGAAGCATCGGTTTGAAGGATTGGAACTGGATGTCAAATACATCGAAAAAACGCTGCCCCATGTGTATCCGTTATGGGGGCGTCCGGTCCACATCGAGACGGTGATCAAACACCGGGACGTCCTGTTTACGTATAACGGGAAGAAGTGTACCCGGCGGTTTTTGTAGATCAGTGAGAATGGATAGCTTAAAACGGTCAAGGCTTCTATGGATAGATGAGCAACCGAACGGGGCGATGCCTGGGTTCGGTTGTTTTTGTTTGGAGTTCGTCATCTGTCTATGATGGAAGAGGAGATCCGTAACTGGTTTTGGCTTTTTTCTTATCACTTTTTTAGACCGTAGTTCTAGTTTAATAACCCCCTCAAGGGAAATCCATCTTTTAATCATCGTAAAGCTCTAGAACCACCGGATTATTATCCTTACAACGATTGATAATTGTATGCATAAGCCCCCTTTTTGAATCATCTATTCAGTTACGCAAGTTCATTTATTTCATTATACCTACTACATTGACTTTGTAGCAAACAACGGTTAGACACGATCATAAAAGGAAGGAATTTTTTATGGAAAATGTCTATAAGTAACTGATTTAATTTCTTGGCTATAAATGGTTAGGATGTATAATAAATATTTATTTTATATACAAAGTGATATTGAATAAGTGTAATTTATTTTATATATTTGCAGTTTTCAAAAATACAACAGAAGAATGATTAGGTCCAGGCTTTCTTGGAGGGAAGTTTTGTACCTTCCAATAAAAAAGATGGGGTAAATAAGGGGAAGCTGGAAAAGAGTCGGAATCCTAAATGGGCGACTATTCAAGTGAGACCGGCTTACAATATGTACAAGGCTTTCTTCCTTTTAGCACTCACCCTCCAGTCATCAATCGAAATTTAAACTTACATCATGTATTTAGTAAAGTTGACTAGAACCTATTTCAAAATTCGATTAATAGACCAGAGGATGAGTGCAACAAAACAGAAAGCCTTGTACATATGTACATAAGAGTCATATCGAACCAGTAAACGGCGGCAGTTATCCATCCATGCAAAACAACGTTCGATTTTCCAGCGTTCACCATAGGACGCCCCGACTTGGGCCGGACGACCCTTTTTCACCTTTCGCCTCTTTCTCAGTGGAATGGAGGGTTTGATTCCCCGCTTCCGTAAATATTGGCGGAAGGGATGGCTGTCATAGGCTTTATCTGCAACCAACTCCTGGGGGCGATTCCGGGGTCGACCGCGCTTTTGCGGAACACGGATCGATTCGAGTGTTTCTCTTGCCAGCGTGATTTCATGCGGTTGTGCACAGGTGATATGGATGCCAATGGGAAAGCCATTTCCTTCGGATACCAGCATCACCTTGGATCCCTTGCCAACCTTGGTTTTTCCTATTTTCTTTCCCCTTTTTTCGCAGGGACAAAGCTTCCATCTAAAAAGGCTTTGGTCCAATCCAGTTTTTGTTGCTCATCCATTTGTTGCAGGAGCGCTTGCCAAATCTGCTCCCAGGTTCCATCTTCCGACCACTGGTTTAAACGGCGCCAACAGGTAACAGGGGAGCCGTAATGTGAGGGCATATCTGACCACGTGCAACCGGTTTTTAGCACGTACAAGATCCCGTTGATGGTTTTCCGGTCATCTGCCCGTGGTCGTCCGCGACCTTGTTTCCGAGGCGGCAGAAGAGGCTTAATCCGATCCCACTGTTCTGGTGTTAAATCATGTCGTGTACTCATCATATTCACATCATAACATCTATCGAAATGTTTTTGAAATAGGTTCTAGCGCAAAAACAGTGGTAATGACCAGTAGAAAAGATGACAACGACGTAAGCCAAAACTGTAAAACTTATGACGTATCAATGACTTATCAATTGTCACCTCCCTTTTTTCTTCCTCTGGTCGATTAATCGAATTTTGAAATAGGTTCTACTACCTATATCCTATTTGTCTACTTTGCTCAGTTCGATAAAATCAGGTTACCAATTCTTGAGAAAAAGGAGGATGAGTGTGCGTTTTAATCGTTTGGTAGCCATTACAGTAGTCATGATCCTCTTCTTAATTGGATGCTCTTTTTCCAATGCTGCGGATTGCTATGAGCCACCAATAGCGGAGGATCCGCCACTGCCAGCAGGTCCACCGATTCCGAAAGGCCCGGCAATACCAAAGAGCCCGCCGATATCAGAAGACCCTCCAGTGTCGGATGGTCCAGCCATACCAGCTCCGTATAAAGGACCTAAACCATATCAGGCTCCAGAACCATATAAACCGCCGGAGCCATACCAACCTCCAGAAAAGTATCAAGCTCCAGAGAAATATCAACCACCTTCTTCAATGGTAAATGACAAAATGTTTGCCTCCATCTCTCCTATAAGTGCTCAAGGTACTTCATCTGTAGAATCTGAATCTACAGAAGTTGAATGCACCAGCATTTCTGGATTCAGCATCTTTAGTCTGTTAGCGGCAGCTATACTCGCCATTATAGCCACGGTGTTCATCTTTACCGTGCCTGTCATTGGCTGGTCTATGCTGGTTGGGATGGCTTTTGGTGGTCTAGCCGGTTGGTTGAGCGGTGGGTCGGCCACAGAGATCGCGATGGATGCGGTTTATGGTGGGATAGCAGGAGCGGTTGGACTGGGTGCCTTTGCTGGAGCTGCCCGTCTTCTTGGAAGAATGGCAATGACTTCTACCTGGATGGGGCGTTGGTTTCCATGGTTGGGTTCAGGTGGAGCAGCCGGTGTAGGAGAAACAGCCACTTTTGATTTTTTACGAGATGGTAAAGTCAATTGGACAAACGTTCTGATCGCGGGAGCATTAGGCGGACTGCTCGGCTTTGGTGGCGGAATGATCACGGACCATGGCCACAAGTTAAAAGCGTTAATCCCTCAGCTTGAGAATCGAGTAGTTGTTGCTGCAGATGGTCCCGTTGGGCGGTTTATTTATAATCACTTTGACGATGCCGCTGATGGGTATCATAAAGATGCAGGTAGTGGTTTAGGAAATAAGGTATCCCCTTCAAGCAAGAACTTTAAAGTAGATTTGAAGGAAAACCCAAAATACAGGCCTGCTACGAATAAGGTTGACTTTGATTATGTTGCCAAAATAAGAAAAGATTTAGGGCTTCCCCCTATAAATAAGGACACTGGTAGTAAGACACATACAGTGGCTGTTTTAGAATCAGATGGTCAGCAAATTTGGGGAAGAAGCGGTTGGGGAAACGATGTTGGTGGGTATACAGAGATGAGAGAAAGCTGGTTAAAAGGTGGTGGCAAGAGAAAGCAAAGCGCTACAAATGGGCAAACAGCTTATCATGCTGAAGGAGATGCATTTTGG
Coding sequences:
- a CDS encoding IS5 family transposase — its product is MLVSEGNGFPIGIHITCAQPHEITLARETLESIRVPQKRGRPRNRPQELVADKAYDSHPFRQYLRKRGIKPSIPLRKRRKVKKGRPAQVGASYGERWKIERCFAWMDNCRRLLVRYDSYVHMYKAFCFVALILWSINRILK
- a CDS encoding IS5 family transposase gives rise to the protein MSTRHDLTPEQWDRIKPLLPPRKQGRGRPRADDRKTINGILYVLKTGCTWSDMPSHYGSPVTCWRRLNQWSEDGTWEQIWQALLQQMDEQQKLDWTKAFLDGSFVPAKKGERK
- a CDS encoding deaminase codes for the protein MSVRFNRLVAITVVMILFLIGCSFSNAADCYEPPIAEDPPLPAGPPIPKGPAIPKSPPISEDPPVSDGPAIPAPYKGPKPYQAPEPYKPPEPYQPPEKYQAPEKYQPPSSMVNDKMFASISPISAQGTSSVESESTEVECTSISGFSIFSLLAAAILAIIATVFIFTVPVIGWSMLVGMAFGGLAGWLSGGSATEIAMDAVYGGIAGAVGLGAFAGAARLLGRMAMTSTWMGRWFPWLGSGGAAGVGETATFDFLRDGKVNWTNVLIAGALGGLLGFGGGMITDHGHKLKALIPQLENRVVVAADGPVGRFIYNHFDDAADGYHKDAGSGLGNKVSPSSKNFKVDLKENPKYRPATNKVDFDYVAKIRKDLGLPPINKDTGSKTHTVAVLESDGQQIWGRSGWGNDVGGYTEMRESWLKGGGKRKQSATNGQTAYHAEGDAFWHLYKNRKENNILGGEATLVVDRPLCKACGQNNGIQSLMEEVGLDKLVIKTPEGTQVLTPRPGRRRTSWEELDR